A stretch of Spirosoma oryzicola DNA encodes these proteins:
- a CDS encoding dienelactone hydrolase family protein — protein MKIVFITGLSFFMSIYSWFIPGLPLAKQEAATIPVCHTSGNDMSAMAADPAFQRLHEAPLPFTYTGAGEMVKFSTPDGQSANGFLLKSKKPSNKWLLVYQEWWGLNDNIKQQSETFYNDLKDVNVLAVDMYDGKVATEPAEAGKLMQAASKDRLSSIMKGAIAYAGPKAEFASVGWCFGGMLSLQSAMLEGNRAKGCVMYYGRPEQDVDKLKTLDTDVLGIFGSQDKGISPESVKEFEKNMEKAGEKVTVKMYDAGHGFANPSNPVYNKEAAADAYKLALGYLKNKLKA, from the coding sequence ATGAAAATCGTTTTCATTACTGGACTTTCCTTTTTTATGTCGATCTATTCCTGGTTTATTCCGGGGCTCCCATTGGCTAAGCAGGAAGCCGCAACGATTCCTGTCTGCCACACTAGTGGGAATGATATGTCGGCGATGGCTGCCGATCCAGCTTTCCAGCGTTTGCACGAAGCGCCCCTACCCTTTACGTATACGGGTGCAGGCGAGATGGTTAAATTCTCAACACCCGACGGTCAGTCGGCTAATGGGTTTCTGCTAAAATCAAAAAAGCCCTCCAATAAATGGCTTCTGGTTTACCAGGAGTGGTGGGGCCTGAACGACAATATTAAGCAGCAGTCAGAAACGTTCTACAACGATCTCAAAGACGTGAACGTACTGGCGGTCGATATGTATGACGGTAAAGTGGCTACCGAACCCGCCGAAGCCGGAAAGCTGATGCAGGCAGCCAGCAAGGACCGGCTTAGCAGCATTATGAAAGGGGCCATTGCCTACGCAGGTCCAAAAGCTGAGTTCGCTAGCGTCGGCTGGTGCTTTGGGGGTATGCTGTCGTTGCAATCGGCCATGCTGGAAGGCAATCGGGCTAAAGGATGCGTGATGTACTACGGTCGTCCGGAGCAGGATGTTGACAAACTAAAAACGCTCGATACTGATGTATTGGGTATTTTCGGTAGTCAGGACAAAGGGATCTCGCCTGAATCGGTAAAAGAATTCGAGAAAAACATGGAGAAGGCGGGTGAAAAAGTAACCGTAAAAATGTACGATGCTGGTCACGGTTTTGCCAACCCAAGCAATCCGGTTTACAACAAAGAAGCAGCCGCTGATGCGTACAAACTGGCGCTGGGCTACCTGAAAAATAAATTGAAAGCCTAA